In the genome of Balneola sp., one region contains:
- a CDS encoding O-succinylhomoserine sulfhydrylase yields the protein MKDKQFETRAIRHQVDRSQQREHSVPIFATSSYTFEDAEHARALFAKEAEGNVYSRYSNPNNDEFVQKLCLLEGTEAGISTASGMAAMFVSIASFLKTGDHVVASRSVFGSTHQILTQLLPRWGITHTYVDIHDVEGWERAITPATKMFFFETPSNPALDLIDIEQVSKIAKAHNILVNVDNCFATPYLQNPLKFGADIVTHSATKFIDGQGRMLGGAILGSKELIDEVLFMSRHTGPAMSPFNGWVLSKSLETLAVRMERHCENALGVAEFLENHDQVQRVKYPFLESHPQHQLAKKQMRMGGGIVSFEIKGGIEQGRRFLDSLSMLSLSANLGDTRSIATHPASTTHSKLTDEERSEVNITPGLVRISVGLEHINDIIGDVDQALSKSNRG from the coding sequence ATGAAAGACAAGCAATTCGAAACCAGGGCTATTCGCCATCAAGTAGACCGATCTCAACAGAGGGAACATTCGGTACCCATATTTGCAACCTCAAGTTATACCTTCGAAGATGCGGAACATGCCCGTGCTTTATTCGCCAAAGAAGCTGAAGGAAATGTGTACTCCCGCTATTCAAATCCTAATAATGATGAGTTTGTACAAAAACTTTGTTTACTGGAAGGTACAGAGGCGGGGATATCGACTGCATCGGGTATGGCGGCAATGTTTGTAAGCATCGCTTCCTTTTTAAAAACCGGAGATCATGTTGTGGCTTCCAGGTCGGTATTTGGATCAACACATCAGATTTTGACTCAACTACTTCCAAGGTGGGGGATTACGCATACCTATGTTGATATTCATGATGTTGAGGGATGGGAAAGGGCAATTACTCCAGCAACAAAAATGTTCTTTTTCGAAACACCATCAAACCCGGCGCTGGATTTAATCGATATAGAGCAGGTTTCTAAAATTGCTAAGGCGCATAATATTCTAGTGAATGTAGATAACTGCTTTGCTACTCCGTACCTCCAAAACCCGCTAAAATTCGGAGCGGATATAGTAACTCATTCAGCAACAAAATTTATCGATGGGCAGGGAAGGATGTTGGGAGGTGCTATACTTGGTAGTAAAGAGTTAATTGACGAAGTACTGTTCATGAGCAGGCATACTGGCCCGGCTATGTCGCCATTTAATGGGTGGGTACTTTCAAAGAGTTTGGAAACACTTGCGGTAAGAATGGAGCGACATTGTGAGAATGCTTTGGGCGTAGCTGAATTTTTAGAAAATCATGATCAGGTACAACGTGTTAAATATCCTTTCCTGGAATCTCATCCGCAGCATCAACTGGCAAAAAAACAAATGCGAATGGGCGGTGGGATTGTAAGCTTCGAGATTAAAGGAGGTATCGAACAGGGGAGAAGATTTCTGGATTCTTTATCCATGCTTTCTCTTTCGGCAAATCTGGGAGATACCCGTAGTATTGCTACTCATCCGGCATCTACTACTCATTCGAAGCTAACAGACGAAGAACGCTCTGAGGTGAATATCACTCCTGGACTGGTAAGGATTTCCGTTGGGCTAGAGCATATCAATGATATCATAGGTGATGTAGATCAGGCGCTCTCAAAAAGTAACAGGGGGTAG
- a CDS encoding M20/M25/M40 family metallo-hydrolase, with product MKVGTGIFRKAGFVTVFALISILQRCGIQEYTPNEKSVSQILKTLSSDQMKGRQALSPEIWEAASYISSKFNKAGLTSLQENEDYLQTFNLIEIGIATSSFTINNREIPSDHYFAFLNGSNVNWQNGEVEVAEIKEEENFRQAFREFRETERDLLVFVDPSASNIFNRFQNFFSRPQRVFEGESNPNIVFVIGTISDNYEVNITPEITSHELANVTGVIEGKRKDEFVLFSAHYDHIGVRPAVQGDSIANGANDNASGVTAVIELAKHFKSLGKPERTLIFTTFTAEEMGGFGSRYFSEQLDPDQIVAMFNIEMIGKPAVSGPNTAWITGYDRSDFGELLSKSTEGTDYEFYPDPYPQQNLFFRSDNATLARLGVPAHTISTTPIDVDKDYHAVTDEYETINVSHLTNTIKAIAKAARGIVSGEDTPTRVDVSLID from the coding sequence ATGAAAGTTGGCACAGGAATTTTTAGAAAAGCAGGTTTTGTAACAGTATTTGCTCTTATATCTATCTTGCAAAGATGTGGAATTCAAGAGTATACACCCAATGAGAAAAGTGTATCTCAAATTCTTAAAACATTAAGTAGTGATCAGATGAAGGGGCGCCAGGCTCTTTCTCCCGAAATTTGGGAAGCAGCCTCATATATTTCTTCAAAATTTAATAAAGCAGGATTAACTAGTCTGCAGGAAAATGAAGACTATCTTCAGACCTTTAATCTTATTGAAATTGGTATCGCTACGTCCTCTTTTACCATTAATAACCGAGAAATACCATCTGATCATTATTTCGCATTCCTGAATGGCAGTAATGTAAACTGGCAAAATGGGGAAGTTGAAGTTGCTGAGATTAAAGAGGAAGAAAATTTCAGACAAGCTTTTCGTGAATTTAGAGAAACTGAAAGGGATCTCCTGGTTTTTGTAGATCCTTCAGCCAGTAATATCTTCAACAGGTTCCAAAATTTCTTCTCACGTCCACAGCGGGTTTTTGAAGGAGAATCGAACCCCAACATAGTTTTTGTAATAGGAACAATATCTGATAATTACGAAGTAAACATCACCCCTGAAATAACTAGCCATGAGCTTGCCAATGTCACCGGTGTTATTGAAGGAAAACGAAAAGACGAGTTTGTTCTTTTTTCTGCGCACTACGATCATATTGGTGTGAGACCCGCAGTTCAAGGAGATTCTATAGCCAATGGAGCTAACGATAATGCATCAGGAGTTACTGCAGTAATTGAACTGGCAAAGCATTTTAAAAGCCTTGGCAAACCTGAGCGAACCCTGATCTTTACTACTTTTACTGCAGAAGAAATGGGTGGTTTTGGCTCACGTTATTTCTCCGAGCAACTTGACCCTGACCAAATCGTGGCCATGTTCAATATTGAGATGATCGGCAAGCCCGCTGTATCAGGACCTAATACTGCATGGATTACAGGCTATGATCGTTCAGATTTTGGTGAGCTTCTCTCTAAAAGCACTGAGGGTACAGACTACGAATTTTATCCTGATCCTTATCCTCAGCAAAACCTTTTCTTCCGGTCGGATAATGCAACACTAGCCCGGCTGGGAGTTCCTGCTCATACGATAAGCACTACCCCTATTGATGTAGATAAAGATTACCATGCTGTAACGGATGAGTATGAAACCATCAACGTTTCTCATCTCACCAATACAATTAAAGCCATTGCTAAAGCTGCTCGTGGTATCGTATCAGGAGAAGACACACCGACCCGGGTTGATGTAAGCCTGATAGACTAG
- a CDS encoding response regulator, translating to MTDNIKISTALKKLGNLWVLSFIFLTTPVLGQPVVSEGFIHLTDHDFNTHEVIPLSGDWGFFWNALLDPEDIAPLENPVFRDFASTWDLDDELSTEGAATYTLTIVLPHSHPPLALDIPDFYSSYRLFINGEEISSNGNPSLDESEYSAYWLPQVKSLVNHDTDTLSLVLHVANFGYSNGGAYLPLGIGKAEQLYRSRTIEYGYSLVLMGALLMAGLFFFGLYFFGRNDQAILYFALFCIVYSYRIVGYSPYPLHYLLPDLPWLLTTKLEYLTLYFAGFFFGTYTLKLYPNETSVLLMNILRGISLLFAAIALILPPSVFSYLVNPYIFIVTGYMVYAFWVYTKAAINKNVGARFAVASTGVVFLVFLNIILVYFGLIQEYLLLSFLGYLFFFGLQSLVLSYRFADSLKTAKEQAEESSQAKSQFLSTMSHEIRTPLNAVIGLSGLLSESELNEKQKEFSQTIKTSGETLLSILNNILDYSKIESEKIELEHKEFDLKKLIQNVIEVNSPSFNDKDIKLSYELGNDVPLQLVGDSTRLQQILLNLVSNAVKFTEKGSVLIKVSSLSKKSNPKLLKFEVSDTGIGIPDDKVNRLFESFSQVDASTTRKYGGTGLGLAISKRLVELMGGTIEVSSKEKEGSTFSFTIQLFEITIKEPPKDTKESDTETQSEGATFEKLSVLVAEDNMINQKVAIRILEQLDIVPDIANNGEEAAEMVSKNKYDLVFMDMEMPVMDGLDATREIRKQKDTLPFNPKIIAMTANALPGYREKCLEAGMDDFITKPVSTDSIRSILATWF from the coding sequence TTGACCGACAACATCAAGATTAGTACCGCACTAAAGAAACTGGGCAACTTGTGGGTATTGAGCTTTATTTTTCTTACAACTCCTGTATTGGGGCAACCTGTTGTATCAGAAGGCTTCATTCATCTAACCGATCATGATTTCAATACGCATGAGGTAATTCCTCTTTCAGGGGATTGGGGATTCTTCTGGAATGCCTTACTTGATCCCGAGGATATCGCCCCGCTTGAAAATCCTGTTTTTCGAGATTTTGCTTCAACATGGGATTTAGATGACGAATTATCTACCGAAGGTGCTGCTACATATACCCTGACTATAGTACTACCCCATTCGCACCCTCCTCTAGCTCTCGATATTCCCGACTTTTATTCTTCATACCGACTTTTTATAAATGGCGAAGAAATCTCTTCGAATGGGAATCCTTCATTGGATGAATCTGAATATTCGGCATATTGGCTTCCCCAGGTCAAATCTCTCGTCAATCACGATACCGATACATTATCCCTGGTATTACATGTAGCCAATTTCGGTTATAGTAACGGTGGTGCTTATTTGCCTCTAGGTATCGGTAAAGCTGAACAATTGTATAGATCGAGAACTATTGAATATGGCTATTCTTTGGTGCTTATGGGTGCCCTTTTAATGGCAGGCTTGTTCTTTTTTGGGCTTTACTTTTTTGGACGCAATGATCAGGCGATTCTATATTTTGCTCTCTTCTGTATTGTATACAGCTATCGAATAGTTGGATATAGCCCTTACCCTCTACACTATTTACTGCCCGATCTACCCTGGCTTCTTACTACCAAACTCGAATACCTGACTTTATATTTTGCCGGGTTTTTCTTTGGTACTTATACCTTGAAGCTCTATCCAAATGAAACCTCAGTACTACTGATGAATATCCTTCGAGGTATTTCACTTTTATTTGCCGCTATAGCGCTGATACTACCCCCTTCTGTTTTTTCCTACCTGGTTAACCCTTATATCTTTATAGTAACAGGATACATGGTGTACGCATTTTGGGTGTACACTAAAGCCGCTATCAATAAGAATGTGGGCGCCCGCTTTGCAGTAGCGAGTACAGGTGTCGTTTTTCTTGTTTTCCTGAATATCATCCTGGTCTATTTTGGGCTTATCCAGGAATACCTGTTATTAAGTTTTCTTGGATACCTCTTCTTCTTTGGTCTTCAATCTCTGGTCCTCTCTTATCGTTTTGCTGACTCTTTGAAAACTGCAAAGGAACAAGCAGAAGAATCATCGCAAGCAAAATCACAGTTCCTTTCAACGATGAGTCACGAAATAAGAACCCCACTAAATGCAGTAATCGGTTTATCAGGACTTCTTTCGGAAAGTGAACTCAATGAAAAGCAGAAAGAGTTTTCACAAACCATTAAAACAAGTGGCGAAACCCTGCTTAGTATCCTCAATAACATTCTTGATTATTCAAAGATTGAATCAGAAAAGATAGAGCTCGAACACAAAGAATTCGATTTAAAGAAACTCATACAAAATGTAATAGAGGTAAACTCACCATCTTTCAACGATAAGGATATAAAATTGTCTTATGAACTTGGCAATGATGTTCCGTTACAACTTGTCGGAGATTCGACCCGCTTGCAACAGATACTGTTAAACCTGGTTAGCAATGCTGTTAAGTTTACCGAAAAAGGCAGTGTACTAATTAAAGTGAGTTCTCTTTCAAAAAAATCCAATCCAAAATTATTGAAGTTTGAGGTTTCTGATACAGGAATCGGTATTCCAGATGACAAAGTGAACCGACTTTTTGAAAGCTTCTCTCAGGTTGATGCAAGTACTACCAGAAAGTATGGCGGTACCGGTTTGGGCCTGGCTATCAGTAAACGGTTAGTAGAACTGATGGGAGGAACTATTGAAGTTTCCAGTAAAGAAAAAGAGGGAAGTACTTTCTCATTTACCATTCAGTTATTTGAAATAACCATAAAAGAGCCTCCCAAGGATACAAAGGAAAGCGATACCGAAACTCAATCTGAAGGAGCTACCTTTGAAAAACTTTCTGTACTAGTGGCAGAAGACAATATGATAAATCAAAAAGTAGCCATCCGGATTCTCGAACAATTGGATATAGTTCCAGATATCGCCAATAACGGAGAAGAAGCTGCTGAAATGGTCTCTAAAAACAAATATGACCTGGTATTTATGGATATGGAAATGCCGGTTATGGATGGTCTTGATGCTACCAGGGAGATCAGAAAACAAAAAGATACCCTCCCCTTCAATCCAAAAATTATCGCGATGACTGCCAATGCCCTCCCGGGCTACAGGGAAAAATGTTTAGAGGCGGGAATGGACGATTTTATAACCAAGCCGGTATCAACAGATTCTATACGTTCTATTTTGGCTACCTGGTTTTAG
- a CDS encoding gfo/Idh/MocA family oxidoreductase, producing MGKKKIKWGVLSTAKIGVKNVIPSMQKGELSEMVAIASRTIENAKAAADVLGLPKYYGSYEELLSDPEIEAIYNPLPNHLHVPWTIKALEAGKHVLCEKPIGLTAKEAEQLIQASTKYPHLKVMEAFMYRFHPQWEKVNQIIASGSIGELRHIDSVFTFYNTDPSNVRNQADIGGGGVLDIGCYCINLSRMLFGSEPIEVKSHVDLDPVFNTDRLASALLVFEQGTANIMCSTQLEHKQHAIIYGTKGFLELNIPFNSSNEALRKLTISTGGETETILFETCDQYTLQGDAFSLAILENTDVPTPLEDALANMKVIDQVLSHE from the coding sequence ATGGGCAAAAAGAAAATCAAATGGGGAGTTCTCAGTACTGCAAAGATCGGAGTCAAAAATGTGATCCCATCCATGCAAAAAGGAGAACTGTCTGAAATGGTCGCCATCGCGTCCAGAACTATCGAAAATGCTAAAGCTGCTGCAGATGTTCTCGGGCTGCCTAAGTATTATGGTTCTTATGAAGAGCTACTTTCAGACCCCGAGATAGAGGCCATATATAATCCACTTCCTAATCACTTGCATGTACCCTGGACTATCAAAGCGCTTGAAGCAGGCAAGCATGTGTTATGCGAAAAACCTATTGGTTTAACCGCCAAGGAAGCTGAGCAACTGATTCAGGCTTCTACAAAGTATCCACATTTAAAAGTTATGGAAGCTTTTATGTACCGCTTCCATCCTCAATGGGAAAAGGTAAACCAGATTATTGCATCGGGGAGTATTGGGGAGCTGAGGCACATCGATTCTGTTTTTACTTTTTATAATACTGATCCTTCTAATGTGAGGAATCAAGCTGATATTGGCGGCGGAGGGGTGCTGGACATTGGATGCTATTGCATTAATCTATCCCGAATGCTTTTTGGTAGTGAACCAATCGAGGTAAAATCTCATGTCGACCTGGACCCGGTTTTTAACACCGATCGATTAGCATCTGCCCTTTTGGTTTTTGAACAGGGTACGGCAAATATTATGTGTTCCACTCAGCTTGAGCATAAACAACACGCGATCATTTATGGTACTAAAGGTTTCCTTGAACTTAATATCCCGTTCAACTCATCGAATGAAGCCCTCAGAAAGCTGACCATTTCAACAGGAGGAGAAACAGAGACTATCCTGTTCGAGACCTGTGACCAGTATACCTTGCAGGGAGATGCGTTTTCTTTAGCTATTCTGGAAAACACTGATGTCCCCACACCTCTTGAAGACGCATTGGCAAATATGAAGGTAATCGATCAGGTTTTATCTCATGAGTAA
- a CDS encoding acyl-CoA desaturase, with protein sequence MPALVTFNNKIDKEFSKAVKKKVNRYFEENNLSKHANLAMVIKTIVILSVYWGAYAMIISGLFSTQVMWALCAVMGVGMAGIGFSIAHDALHGAYSSNQRVNDFFGLFFDLVGANGYIWKITHNIIHHTYTNIHGHDEDLEVAKYIRLSPHMEYKAVNRVQHLLAFPTYSLATLFWVFVKDYWYFFKSPLGPYENKKHPTKEWIKLIITKIFYYGTMIVLPLMLLDITGIQFIIGFVTLHLVAGLILGIVFQLAHVVESTTHPLPNEENMIENHWVIHEMLTTNNFARKNKILSWYIGGLNYQIEHHLFPKVCSIHYPKISPIVEETAKEFGIPYNCHETFNAAVASHYRTLKKFGDPNFTWSPATA encoded by the coding sequence ATGCCTGCGTTGGTCACCTTTAATAACAAAATTGACAAAGAGTTTAGCAAAGCTGTTAAGAAGAAGGTTAACCGGTATTTCGAAGAAAATAACCTTTCGAAGCATGCTAACCTGGCGATGGTTATTAAAACCATTGTGATACTCTCCGTTTACTGGGGAGCTTACGCTATGATCATCAGCGGCCTTTTTTCTACCCAGGTTATGTGGGCATTATGTGCTGTAATGGGAGTTGGAATGGCAGGAATTGGGTTTTCCATTGCTCACGATGCTTTACATGGAGCATATTCATCAAATCAAAGGGTAAATGACTTCTTCGGGCTATTCTTTGATCTTGTAGGAGCAAATGGATATATCTGGAAAATCACCCACAATATCATTCACCACACCTATACTAACATTCATGGTCATGATGAAGACCTTGAAGTTGCAAAATACATCCGGCTTTCTCCTCACATGGAATACAAAGCTGTTAACCGTGTTCAGCACCTTTTGGCATTCCCTACTTATAGCCTGGCTACCCTTTTCTGGGTTTTTGTGAAAGATTATTGGTATTTCTTTAAGTCTCCATTAGGTCCGTATGAGAATAAAAAGCATCCCACCAAAGAGTGGATTAAGCTTATCATTACTAAGATTTTTTACTATGGAACCATGATTGTGCTTCCATTAATGCTGCTTGATATTACAGGTATACAATTTATTATTGGCTTTGTAACCCTTCACCTGGTAGCAGGGTTAATTCTTGGCATTGTATTTCAGCTTGCTCATGTTGTTGAATCTACCACCCACCCTCTTCCGAATGAAGAGAATATGATTGAAAATCATTGGGTAATTCATGAAATGCTCACCACGAATAATTTTGCCAGGAAAAATAAAATTCTTTCCTGGTATATCGGAGGACTGAATTACCAAATTGAGCATCACCTGTTTCCTAAGGTGTGCAGTATTCACTATCCAAAAATAAGCCCGATTGTTGAGGAAACAGCCAAAGAGTTCGGCATACCTTATAATTGCCATGAAACGTTTAATGCTGCTGTTGCTTCTCATTACAGAACGCTAAAGAAATTCGGAGACCCGAATTTTACCTGGTCTCCTGCCACTGCTTAG
- a CDS encoding response regulator, which yields MAQPIIERGVLDLSDYDFENSEPIPLSGEWQFFWNELLEPGAPISTIPELVPMPQLWTNNDAYPSFGFATYRLKILLPDNYPELAVHMPDVYTSYALYVNDELISENGKVGTTKEEFSPFWLPLTESIGPFDKQEIDITLHIANFEHRKGGIKDPLILGSSEQLKKNHQTELGYDFLLTGSLIMAALFFFALFFFGRDDKTILYFSLYCLVYSYRVVGTDSYSIHFLFTDLPWLLTVKIEYLALYLSCIFFGLYVKHLYPEDGIKYVIDAFTAVFSIFSLGSLLLPAIYFTSTINLFFVILCFYVLYVSFVMVKATINKRPGSNFAFSSVILLLFIFVVDSLDYFVVMEEKLVISFISYIAFFFLQSLTLSYQFSNTLKVAKEEAESASIAKTHFLSTMGHELRTPLNAVIGFSELLLESKSNTEKTDYAKTIKKSGENLLSIINNILDFTKLESSDIELDYAPTHIPTMLAETVKVLGSLTDPKKVKLSFRFDDSLSDYIETDEARLKQILINLIGNAIKFTDQGEISVQVTTTESISEKNQILFIVKDTGIGVPENKMSLLFDRFSQINADRNRKYGGTGLGLAISKRLIEGLGGRIWVQSKVGVGTTFYFTITPRPVSKKILTELKAQETKAILEQPREDISILVVEDNPINQKVAQKVLERLGFNSDLASNGFEAVEKVQEKQYNLVLMDMEMPEMDGIEATEHIIKLGDKAWNPLIIAITANVSAEDRVRCFEAGMRDFISKPITLSSMETTLTKWFPSSVNQEVNPSN from the coding sequence ATGGCACAGCCTATCATAGAGCGAGGTGTATTGGATCTTAGTGATTATGATTTTGAGAACTCCGAGCCTATTCCTCTAAGTGGTGAATGGCAGTTTTTCTGGAACGAATTACTTGAACCAGGTGCGCCAATTAGTACCATCCCTGAGTTGGTTCCTATGCCTCAACTTTGGACTAATAATGACGCCTATCCCTCCTTTGGCTTTGCCACTTATCGTTTGAAAATTCTATTGCCAGACAATTACCCCGAACTTGCTGTGCATATGCCGGACGTCTACACTTCATATGCCCTGTATGTAAATGATGAGTTGATTTCTGAAAATGGGAAAGTGGGAACTACCAAAGAGGAATTCTCTCCTTTTTGGCTGCCATTAACAGAAAGTATCGGCCCTTTTGACAAACAAGAAATTGATATAACGCTGCACATTGCAAATTTTGAGCATAGGAAAGGTGGAATTAAAGACCCCTTAATACTCGGGAGCAGCGAACAGCTTAAAAAAAATCATCAAACTGAATTGGGCTATGATTTTTTGCTTACGGGATCCTTGATTATGGCCGCCTTATTCTTTTTTGCGCTATTCTTTTTTGGCAGAGATGATAAGACCATCCTTTATTTTTCTTTGTATTGCCTGGTATATAGCTACCGTGTGGTAGGCACCGACTCCTATTCCATCCATTTCTTATTTACTGATCTTCCCTGGTTACTTACTGTAAAAATTGAATATTTAGCATTATATCTCTCTTGTATCTTTTTTGGACTATATGTTAAACACCTGTATCCAGAAGATGGGATAAAATATGTGATAGATGCATTTACAGCTGTATTTAGCATATTTAGTCTAGGGAGTCTCCTATTGCCTGCAATCTATTTCACTTCCACTATTAATTTATTTTTTGTAATACTTTGTTTTTATGTGCTTTATGTTTCTTTTGTGATGGTTAAAGCTACCATAAACAAACGCCCGGGTTCAAATTTCGCATTCTCCAGTGTAATTCTCTTGTTGTTTATTTTTGTTGTTGATTCACTTGACTACTTCGTAGTAATGGAGGAAAAACTGGTGATCAGTTTCATTAGCTACATAGCGTTCTTCTTTCTTCAGTCGCTTACACTATCCTATCAGTTTTCAAATACACTTAAGGTAGCCAAAGAAGAGGCAGAATCTGCTTCCATAGCAAAAACCCACTTCCTATCTACAATGGGGCATGAGTTAAGAACTCCATTAAATGCAGTAATTGGATTTTCTGAACTTTTGCTGGAGAGTAAATCTAATACCGAAAAAACAGATTACGCAAAGACCATAAAAAAGAGTGGTGAGAACCTACTTAGTATTATCAATAACATCCTTGATTTTACTAAACTGGAATCCTCCGATATAGAACTGGATTATGCTCCTACTCATATTCCTACCATGCTTGCTGAAACGGTAAAAGTGCTTGGCTCACTCACCGACCCAAAAAAAGTAAAGCTCAGTTTTCGTTTTGATGACTCCCTCTCCGACTATATTGAAACAGATGAAGCAAGATTAAAACAGATTTTGATAAACCTGATTGGCAATGCAATCAAATTTACCGATCAGGGAGAAATATCTGTTCAGGTTACTACCACCGAATCCATCTCTGAGAAAAACCAGATCCTTTTTATAGTTAAGGATACCGGCATAGGTGTTCCTGAAAATAAAATGAGTTTATTATTTGACCGCTTTTCTCAAATTAACGCTGACAGGAATAGAAAATACGGAGGAACCGGGCTAGGCCTTGCAATAAGTAAGAGACTCATAGAAGGTCTTGGCGGCAGAATATGGGTACAAAGTAAAGTTGGGGTTGGTACTACCTTTTATTTCACCATTACACCTCGCCCTGTTTCGAAAAAGATTCTCACAGAACTGAAGGCTCAGGAAACTAAAGCAATATTGGAACAACCCCGTGAGGATATATCTATTCTTGTTGTAGAGGATAATCCTATCAATCAGAAAGTCGCTCAAAAAGTACTGGAACGACTCGGATTTAATTCTGATTTAGCTTCTAATGGATTTGAAGCAGTGGAAAAAGTGCAGGAAAAGCAATACAATCTTGTACTTATGGATATGGAAATGCCAGAAATGGATGGAATAGAAGCAACGGAACATATTATTAAGCTGGGAGACAAAGCATGGAACCCACTAATAATTGCAATAACGGCAAATGTATCGGCAGAAGACCGGGTCAGATGCTTTGAAGCAGGAATGCGAGACTTTATTTCAAAACCAATAACTCTAAGTTCGATGGAGACTACATTAACGAAATGGTTTCCATCTTCAGTAAATCAAGAAGTTAATCCAAGCAATTGA
- a CDS encoding dienelactone hydrolase family protein: protein MKLCTLLFALLIFISPVYAQDYAIEQLENSPRHHEWVELESSGRTMHNFVAYPEVSDKATVVIVIHENRGLNDWARSFTDQLAGQGFIAIAPDLISNTVDGFEKTSDFPTSDEARSALYELDPDNVATDLNTVLEYAKNLEAGNGKVAVVGFCWGGSQSFRFATNVGDGIEAAFVFYGTGPREEAVYENIEVPVFGFYGGNDNRVNSTIELSESAMSKFENPFEYEIYEGAGHAYMRRGDDPSLEAEDANKKARDASWGKFVSILNRL, encoded by the coding sequence ATGAAACTATGCACTCTACTCTTTGCACTTCTGATCTTCATTTCACCTGTTTATGCTCAGGATTATGCGATTGAACAACTGGAAAACTCTCCCCGACATCATGAGTGGGTTGAACTTGAATCCAGCGGGAGAACAATGCATAATTTTGTGGCCTATCCTGAGGTATCTGACAAAGCAACGGTTGTCATTGTAATCCACGAAAACCGAGGACTGAACGATTGGGCCAGAAGCTTTACCGACCAATTAGCTGGTCAGGGCTTTATAGCTATTGCCCCGGATCTCATTTCTAATACGGTTGATGGTTTTGAAAAAACCTCTGATTTCCCAACCTCCGATGAGGCCCGGTCAGCTCTTTATGAGTTAGATCCTGATAATGTAGCTACTGATCTTAACACAGTGCTGGAGTATGCCAAAAACCTTGAAGCTGGTAACGGGAAAGTCGCTGTAGTTGGTTTTTGCTGGGGAGGTTCGCAGTCATTTCGGTTTGCAACTAATGTTGGTGATGGAATAGAAGCTGCTTTTGTTTTCTATGGCACCGGACCAAGAGAAGAAGCGGTCTACGAGAATATTGAAGTTCCTGTATTTGGTTTTTATGGAGGAAACGATAATCGTGTAAACTCAACCATCGAACTTTCAGAGTCGGCCATGTCTAAGTTTGAAAATCCATTTGAGTATGAAATTTATGAAGGAGCCGGACATGCTTATATGCGCAGAGGCGACGACCCAAGCTTAGAAGCAGAGGATGCCAATAAAAAAGCAAGGGATGCTTCCTGGGGCAAATTCGTTTCTATTTTAAATAGGCTTTAA